The Eurosta solidaginis isolate ZX-2024a chromosome 4, ASM4086904v1, whole genome shotgun sequence genome includes a window with the following:
- the LOC137250399 gene encoding T-complex protein 11-like protein 1 isoform X2 → MDPNGAGNDSNVQENMLGTSPGASSLRSRTESESSDKMARFILPSMDGSPPKVLTLNEVGDVLKNIQNMELVHEIAINPEFKFEPYEPPENSLERRIKDIMHKAFWDVLRGQLNETPPCYDHAIQLLTEIKDCFPQILSQNNSRALQHINEVLDIDVIKQQAVEGVLDFKAYANFVINIMAKSCAPARDELIHQLTQIEDVVDIFKNILDTMALMKLDMVNCLLDFARNDIMANSVEYEKKKFKEYLEYYKFGFPATENWLKNSCVHDVNNVPNSPEQAISNAYMELMDWDESKEFPEVLSIDKERILKLGQRAKRLCTCAAVISICSAVPIVSQRTENRVALAKQVEIILQGTNNEKELLDFIENVWLQVKAVINENLQKEGQMVMDANTENMLKSQIMQSGNKESPVRILMWKRFQTYFRLAMRSRAGLPPPPPGYADFKDELEAYCTALKRVIAYNHSVFGEYFMKLLTQQRVTTNDTTATAVNAANELSTSDGTSKTSVEDKDVNNQ, encoded by the exons AATGGCGCGCTTTATTTTACCCAGCATGGATGGTAGTCCACCAAAGGTGCTAACACTCAACGAAGTTGGTGATGTACTGAAGAATATACAAAATATGGAACTCGTGCATGAGATTGCAATAAATCCAGAATTTAAATTTGAACCATACGAACCACCAGAGAACAG TCTTGAACGCCGAATTAAAGATATCATGCACAAAGCTTTTTGGGATGTATTGCGTGGTCAATTGAATGAAACTCCTCCTTGCTACGATCACGCCATACAATTGTTGACTGAAATTAAAGATTGCTTTCCACAAATACTATCGCAAAATAATTCACGTGCCTTACAGCACATCAATGAAGTCCTTGATATTGATGTTATAAAACAACAGGCCGTAGAGGGTGTACTCGATTTTAAAGCCTATGctaattttgttataaatattatgGCTAAGTCGTGCGCCCCAGCAAGAGATGAACTTATACATCAATTGACACAAATCGAAGATGTGGTGGACATTTTCAAAAATATACTCGACACAATGGCGCTAATGAAATTGGATATGGTAAACTGTTTACTTGATTTTGCACGGAATGATATTATGGCCAATTCGGTGgagtatgagaaaaaaaaattcaaagagtATTTGGAGTATTATAAAT tTGGTTTTCCAGCCACTGAAAATTGGTTGAAAAACAGTTGCGTACACGATGTTAACAATGTGCCCAACTCACCGGAGCAAGCTATTTCTAATGCCTACATGGAACTCATGGATTGGGATGAGTCAAAAGAATTTCCAGAAGTACTTTCAATTGATAAGGAACGCATTTTGAAACTGGGACAACGCGCCAAACGATTATGCACATGTGCTGCAGTAATTTCTATTTGTTCAGCTGTGCCGATTGTCTCACAACGCACAGAAAATCGTGTAGCACTGGCAAAACAGGTTGAAATCATACTACAAGGCACCAACAATGAGAA AGAACTTTTGGACTTCATTGAAAATGTATGGCTGCAAGTGAAAGCAGTTATAAATGAGAACCTCCAAAAAGAAGGCCAAATGGTCATGGATGCTAATACCGAGAACATGTTAAAGTCACAAATAATGCAATCTGGTAACAAGGAGTCACCCGTTCGCATTTTGATGT ggaAACGGTTTCAAACATATTTCCGCTTGGCAATGCGTTCGCGAGCTGGTTTACCACCGCCACCACCAGGCTATGCTGATTTCAAGGATGAACTGGAAGCTTATTGCACTGCCTTAAAACGCGTAATTGCCTATAACCATTCCGTCTTCGGTGAATATTTTATGAAGCTACTTACACAACAACGCGTTACAACTAATGATACCACTGCAACTGCAGTAAACGCAGCCAACGAACTATCGACATCTGATGGTACTTCGAAAACAAGCGTCGAGGATAAGGATGTTAATAATCAGTAA
- the LOC137250399 gene encoding T-complex protein 11-like protein 1 isoform X1, whose translation MPADSASKMDPNGAGNDSNVQENMLGTSPGASSLRSRTESESSDKMARFILPSMDGSPPKVLTLNEVGDVLKNIQNMELVHEIAINPEFKFEPYEPPENSLERRIKDIMHKAFWDVLRGQLNETPPCYDHAIQLLTEIKDCFPQILSQNNSRALQHINEVLDIDVIKQQAVEGVLDFKAYANFVINIMAKSCAPARDELIHQLTQIEDVVDIFKNILDTMALMKLDMVNCLLDFARNDIMANSVEYEKKKFKEYLEYYKFGFPATENWLKNSCVHDVNNVPNSPEQAISNAYMELMDWDESKEFPEVLSIDKERILKLGQRAKRLCTCAAVISICSAVPIVSQRTENRVALAKQVEIILQGTNNEKELLDFIENVWLQVKAVINENLQKEGQMVMDANTENMLKSQIMQSGNKESPVRILMWKRFQTYFRLAMRSRAGLPPPPPGYADFKDELEAYCTALKRVIAYNHSVFGEYFMKLLTQQRVTTNDTTATAVNAANELSTSDGTSKTSVEDKDVNNQ comes from the exons AATGGCGCGCTTTATTTTACCCAGCATGGATGGTAGTCCACCAAAGGTGCTAACACTCAACGAAGTTGGTGATGTACTGAAGAATATACAAAATATGGAACTCGTGCATGAGATTGCAATAAATCCAGAATTTAAATTTGAACCATACGAACCACCAGAGAACAG TCTTGAACGCCGAATTAAAGATATCATGCACAAAGCTTTTTGGGATGTATTGCGTGGTCAATTGAATGAAACTCCTCCTTGCTACGATCACGCCATACAATTGTTGACTGAAATTAAAGATTGCTTTCCACAAATACTATCGCAAAATAATTCACGTGCCTTACAGCACATCAATGAAGTCCTTGATATTGATGTTATAAAACAACAGGCCGTAGAGGGTGTACTCGATTTTAAAGCCTATGctaattttgttataaatattatgGCTAAGTCGTGCGCCCCAGCAAGAGATGAACTTATACATCAATTGACACAAATCGAAGATGTGGTGGACATTTTCAAAAATATACTCGACACAATGGCGCTAATGAAATTGGATATGGTAAACTGTTTACTTGATTTTGCACGGAATGATATTATGGCCAATTCGGTGgagtatgagaaaaaaaaattcaaagagtATTTGGAGTATTATAAAT tTGGTTTTCCAGCCACTGAAAATTGGTTGAAAAACAGTTGCGTACACGATGTTAACAATGTGCCCAACTCACCGGAGCAAGCTATTTCTAATGCCTACATGGAACTCATGGATTGGGATGAGTCAAAAGAATTTCCAGAAGTACTTTCAATTGATAAGGAACGCATTTTGAAACTGGGACAACGCGCCAAACGATTATGCACATGTGCTGCAGTAATTTCTATTTGTTCAGCTGTGCCGATTGTCTCACAACGCACAGAAAATCGTGTAGCACTGGCAAAACAGGTTGAAATCATACTACAAGGCACCAACAATGAGAA AGAACTTTTGGACTTCATTGAAAATGTATGGCTGCAAGTGAAAGCAGTTATAAATGAGAACCTCCAAAAAGAAGGCCAAATGGTCATGGATGCTAATACCGAGAACATGTTAAAGTCACAAATAATGCAATCTGGTAACAAGGAGTCACCCGTTCGCATTTTGATGT ggaAACGGTTTCAAACATATTTCCGCTTGGCAATGCGTTCGCGAGCTGGTTTACCACCGCCACCACCAGGCTATGCTGATTTCAAGGATGAACTGGAAGCTTATTGCACTGCCTTAAAACGCGTAATTGCCTATAACCATTCCGTCTTCGGTGAATATTTTATGAAGCTACTTACACAACAACGCGTTACAACTAATGATACCACTGCAACTGCAGTAAACGCAGCCAACGAACTATCGACATCTGATGGTACTTCGAAAACAAGCGTCGAGGATAAGGATGTTAATAATCAGTAA